A genomic segment from Xiphophorus maculatus strain JP 163 A chromosome 6, X_maculatus-5.0-male, whole genome shotgun sequence encodes:
- the vapa gene encoding vesicle-associated membrane protein-associated protein A encodes MSKLDQVLILDPPSDLRFKGPFTDVVTANLKLKNPSDRRVCFKVKTTAPRRYCVRPNSGVIDPGAAVNISVMLQPFDYDPNEKSKHKFMVQTIFIPSNVSDNDTVWKDAKPEDLMDSKLRCVFELPSENEVNDVEVTRAAPVINSLKSEPTAAAAVGDDMEVKKLLEKCKRLQSDINKLSEENRQLKDEGMRMRKMQPRPDHMTSNSTNIVGRETSAAFLPSLLVVIAAIFIGFFFGKFIL; translated from the exons GTCCGTTCACAGATGTAGTCACCGCTAACCTCAAACTGAAGAACCCATCTGATAGACGAGTATGTTTCAAAGTGAAGACGACGGCGCCTCGCAGGTACTGCGTACGGCCAAACAGCGGCGTCATCGACCCAGGTGCAGCTGTCAACATCTCTG ttatgCTACAACCCTTTGACTACGATCCCaatgaaaaaagtaaacacaAATTTATGGTTCAGACGATTTTCATCCCATCAAATGTTTCTGACAATGACACCGTG TGGAAAGATGCAAAGCCCGAAGATCTCATGGATTCCAAGCTGAGATGCGTCTTCGAGTTGCCCTCTGAAAACGAAGTG AACGACGTGGAAGTGACGCGAGCGGCCCCAGTGATAAACTCCCTAAAGTCCGAGCCAACGGCTGCAGCTGCCGTGGGAGACGACATGGAGGTGAAGAAGCTGCTGGAGAAGTGCAAGAGGCTGCAGTCGGACATAAACAAGCTCAGCGAGGAAAACAGGCAACTGAAG GACGAGGGAATGAGGATGAGAAAGATGCAGCCGCGCCCAGACCACATGACATCAAACTCGACCAACATCGTCGGCCGAGAAACCAGCGCCGCCTTCCTGCCCTCCCTCCTCGTCGTCATAGCAGCCATCTTCATCGGATTTTTCTTCGGGAAGTTCATCTTGTAG